In Quercus lobata isolate SW786 chromosome 12, ValleyOak3.0 Primary Assembly, whole genome shotgun sequence, a genomic segment contains:
- the LOC115971651 gene encoding E3 ubiquitin-protein ligase RNF181-like, protein MAGNATASSLNCHVKQGPLLEPLAIIGIGGTLAVGLIFTLIMSFLWWKMKNQPEPEEHNAELPHDHQPHAPMPELPQREFHAGEAATDCPVCLEEFVEGESLVELPTCLHAFHPACIETWLTRNHASCPVCRLHIELQVDNVV, encoded by the coding sequence ATGGCTGGCAATGCAACGGCTAGTAGCTTGAATTGCCATGTGAAGCAAGGGCCTCTCTTAGAGCCCCTTGCGATTATCGGGATAGGAGGAACACTAGCCGTTGGTCTCATCTTTACCTTGATTATGTCCTTTCTTTGGTGGAAGATGAAGAACCAACCAGAACCGGAAGAACACAATGCGGAGCTTCCTCATGATCATCAGCCGCATGCTCCTATGCCGGAACTACCACAAAGAGAATTCCATGCCGGTGAAGCCGCCACGGACTGCCCTGTCTGCCTTGAGGAGTTTGTTGAGGGTGAGAGCCTTGTTGAGCTTCCTACATGTCTTCATGCTTTCCATCCTGCATGTATTGAGACATGGTTGACTCGGAACCATGCTTCTTGTCCTGTTTGTAGACTCCACATAGAGCTTCAAGTTGACAATGTTGTCTAA